In Tenebrio molitor chromosome 1, icTenMoli1.1, whole genome shotgun sequence, the sequence CTTAGATAAACGATAACATTTGTTATCCACCGTTTACGATAAGCAAGCAGAAAATTCTTAGATTACGAATTCAgaagaggaaaaaatatttatgatcaGAAACTCACAATTGGTGTCAagctaaaattatttcttggtTTAGCAACCAAAAAGGTTTTGTCTTTTTTTCCTTAGTTTAAAGTACATaaatcttttgaaaaaaacgaTATATTGTCCATTCTTAATGTTCGTTTTTTGCTTCGAAACACTTGATCTTTTGATCTCTTCTGATCAGTTTCTGTACTCAGATCAAATGCAAAAGtagtagaggtgttggattttctcatgggctgtgaccttggaaatatctgcgcgaaggtgaaaaatctgtaaatgaaaactgaaaacgtcgactgcTTTAGCGACGTGATAGGAACACGATCGGTTTGTAGgacctacttgagaccgatattcgtcgtttgggcagatatgactcatagctcATGAGAAAATGCAATACCTCAACATCTGAAGAAATTTGTTGCTTTAGATTTAAAACAGATTTTGCCAAAACTTCGATGTTGGTCAATGTTTGGATTATTAGAGAGTGACCCTGatatttttgtgttgttttctATTCATTACCACGGTATGTTGTTTTTCTTAATGGCATATAGTTTTCATCCAAACGACGAAATTATCTAGAATAATGTACATATAAATAGCCACTACTTAAATTTATCACAAAATTGCTAGTAATTCAGCTTATCAAGACTAGATACATAACAATGTAAACAATCATTTATGATATGAACGCTTCAAGTTGTCAACTACCACAGACCATCTGGATTTTTTTAGATTAGATTAATTATGCCAACATGCAAATCGTCTCTTTTCAGTAGTTTCCAAAATGACCccaccaaaaacaaaacacaaaaattctTTCTCTCGGAACAGAGGACATGCAACAAtcgacaaattaatttattcacaGTGTAATACAAATTTCAACTAAAATTACGACTTAACAAGTCTAACTCGTatgattatttaataaactgatCACTCTTCCTTCTACGGCATAGGTACACAGCaccttaaataaatatttaatatcacAATCACTCTCTGACCTTTTAACGAGTCAATAGTTCAAAGTTCTATCGGTCGAACCATCACAGATGTCGTATTAAGAGCACGAAACCTTGATCTTTCAATTGATTCCGACCATGATGTACCAGGGTAGCATCACGGTGACGGCGATGCAGATGATGCACGTCAGTCCCATCGACAGCGTGTTGCTCTCCTGGATGCACATGGACCACTCGGCGTCCTCCAGCTCGTGGGCCCCCCGCTGGAACTCCTTCACCTCCACGTCCACGCGGAATTTTACTCTGCAAGTTGAGCGAAAGAGTCAATGGCGTGGGCAAAGTGCAACAATCGTAAATTGCATTGTTGTTTGTTCTACTCGATGGACTTTGATCTAATTTTTTAAGACAATCGCGGTGCGATTAGTAACAAAAGGAGCGATAAtgattcgatttttttttgactgacAACTGGTCTATTTTTACCGAAAGTGATTGCTTTGGCTTGTGATGGGTGGTAATTGCGTCCGTTTAGCAATCGTCATGATTTTTTTCCGGCGGTTTGCGTCACAAACCCGGAATATTGTCGTGAGTGGGCATTTCCCTATTTTACTCCGACCGACGAGGCCTTTACTTCTTTGTCGCCCACAAGTCCGGCCCTGTAATCTCCTCCCACGTGGCATTCTTTTTTTCTCCTCTCCATCTTTTAATAATCGTCCTGTTTTCGCCGTTCTGAATGTCGCTGATTGctcattattttgtttttttgcggaTTTTCCGCAAACATCAAAGCAGTTAAATGGGGAAAAATTTGCGCTTATGGGCTTTTATCGGTCTTgaaaacacaataaaaaagCTCCTTGGAAGTCCCGCCGGTCGAGTTTGCTTTCACGGctcataatttttttgcaattcgAGATGATGTAAAAGCTCCAGTGTTgttgtttggaaaaatgtcattatttattGTCGTCgtctgtttttatatttattattgcgcCACCACAAACATTCTCATGCAGAAGCTTTATGGATTGTATTTTTAGTCGGCCGATATCAATATGCATGCGGTCGTAAATTGCAACTTCCTTATTCCGAAATGTATTTATTCGTTGTTCTATCTTTGTGTTTTATGGTTATTGGAAGTTCGACGTTTAACCGAAAAAGAGCGATCTACATTCGGGTAATCGTTACTGGGTCGCATAAATCAAGTGGAAGTTTTTCTAAACGGAAAAACAACACTTACACGTTCTTTATGGAATTTCGCCACCTCCGAAAACATCAAATTTGTTACGAAAAAGAATTTCGCTCTTATAAAAGGAACGAAAATGCCTGAAACGCTTCGAGGGGATACCTATTCACGTTTCTTGCATTTCGGGTCGGAATCGTTGAAAAGTTTGTGgcggaattttgaaaaatccctCGACCGAATTGCGTTGTAATTTCTTGTTTCCTCTCGAGTGTATCATTTGGCCGTTTGTGCTCGTGAAGTTAATGGGcactcatttaaatttatccgaAACCGTAAAAGAACAAATCGCATTTCCCCCTCATAACCCTAATCCGGCGCAAAGCCGGAATCGATAACCCACCTGGAGTTGTATTCCGGGGACTCCCGTCTCCAGTAGAGCGGCCCGGAACCGGTCCTGTCCAGGATCCACTCGGGCTCCGGAACCGGCTGGATCTCCTCCACCACTTTCATCTTCACCAGTCCTGATTAAAAAAGACTTTAGTGGCTCCTTCCGGCGAAAATTGATTTATTGCACTAACCGGCTTTTCGCGACGATAAATTTCCGCGCCTCGGTTTTATTTTCTCATTAAAAActtgtttttattgttcctCAACACGGCAGGATTTTTTCGTGTGGACACTTTTATCGGGTCGGAAAGTCGGTATTGTAATCACGAATTACTGCCCATTGTGAGGCGGCCTCTATTGTTCTTTTTTCTCCTTCCtcgatttaattttcttgacCTCGTCCTCTTCAATCACGGTGTTTGTCTTGATCCTCACACTTTTTAAAAGGAAAAGCCGGCCCAATCGATACTCCGCCGCCTCTCAGGGGTTTCCGTTTCACTATTGACTGATGTCTGAAAGTGAAAACGAATATTTTTACACTGACTGTGCTGTTTTCCGGCCTGCCTAGCCCACCAAACTGGAATGTTTCGCCATTTGATTAGCGATATCTCCACAGACTGACAATGATTTATACTCGGCACGCGGTGCTATTTCAATAATCATCCGTCACGATTATCTACATATCGccgttttattttctttgataagGCGATGTTAAAACAATTTACGAAAATAGATGTTCTTGAGACGGTCACAGCGTGGGCGGCAAAGAACATTTTTTCCCAAAGGCACGgtattatttatcatttcgtCGATGCGACGTCGATGAAAGGTTAAAAGGCAAACATTTcgaaaacgatttttttgccCAGAGAATGTGTAGGAAGTGTTTCGAAATGTTGGACTAACGAGCCTCGTTAGCATTtgcatcaaattaaatttttcgagCGGAACGGAAACCTCCAAAAAGTTCGCTGCTTCTGGAGCGAATCTTTGCCTCATTTTTTTAGCGATAGTGACACAATGGTTATTAACATCCCACCGGCGCATTTAATAATTATCCAGCGATAGTTGCGCAATTCAAGGAATTCTTTGAATTGAAATCGTTTATAAATAATGTTACAGTAAATTGATCTCGACATTTCTGTAAACCGCCACATCCTCAACATCCCAAAAACATTAGTTAAGGTCACGCCACACGGGCATCATGATGCCCACgccgatttttattttatttttttgtatttatcacAAGTGTAGGTTGCAgcaaaaatttctgaaaacgaatacatatactgggtgccccaaaattcgcggaacagtttagcagtacgttgttaaatAGTCATTCAAATATtaggtaaaaatgtaaaaaaaaaaatcaatcttcgtTTTTGTAgatgtagaagatatggacttATTTGTttcactaaatgtggcaacatttgaaaacattctatgtatcccaatagtctgcacatatttaatttttgttgtatccatggaaataagaaagaaaattcaaagccatgttgccatacgttatttgaggcaaaaccgacataaaatcacttcttgaagtaaatatgtaattgcaaacctgatcacaatcattcagaattattatagcATTGGctagtaaaaaacaaatagtcaaaatctttcttaatatttaaaataaatgaaatccaagctgcaccttttgagcccccatatcttcaaatctaaaagatatggaatttttcaaattatttttctcataattTTCTAACATAATTTAACGTTGCCCCACttagttgttccgcgaattttgggccacccagtatacagggtgtatctgaaatacgtgtgttaattttaaccagagaaagaactcgccaattccTGAAacttttttacgaaaaagcattacaaattgatttaaaatttggaataaattagtcgtcaaagtgtatacccgccaATGGGTAAAGGCGAAAATTTTCcgttgtgatagaaacggagccttgtgaaaaagttacattgttataaaaaaaaatcttggaatacttttgcgaattttgcgaGATGTTATGgaaaaagtttcataaattggcgagttctttcactggttaaaagaAACAcgcacaccctgtatatcaataACATCTATACCTATAGAAATGgttgtttttagttttcttGAAATAGGTGAaacagttaaaaattaattcaaaaagaggaaattttcagattataatttatcttaattttaattctgttataCGAATGTGTCAGAAAGCTTCATTCTGCTTTTGGCAATAAAGCACGTCCGAAAAGCACTTTCCGcaactttacattttttccaagaaaattaGAAGATGGTGACTACTCCACTTGCGGGATTGTAAGACGTAGAGTGCGTTCAAACAGAGAAGTACATGGGTGGTCCTCCGATTTGCGTGTTAACCAGTTAAGCCGAACACCACATGGTGTGTACTTCTCTTTTTCAATGCGCTATACCTACTGTGGGTGTTAGAGTGATCTTGTCACTTAAGCGTTTGTGTTTCATGATTGAACAGCGTCAAGCGTCGAATGGTGCAAAAAAgctttaaaaaatacagaGAAGATTCTCCTAAATCTCGTTACAGCATCGTAAAATAGATTTGACCTGAGTCTAGAGGACAATTgggattaaatccaaataaagtTAACAGTTAAGTGCAAAGAAAAAGACGTTTACTTCTTTTTTCCCAAAGATTGTAGGTACCCTTTGCAAAACAAGATTTGCTTCATTGGATTTCAAATCTCCTGGTACAACCAAAAATTATTCTGCAAGCATTGAAGAAATGACAACCACAGTCTTCAACATCTGATTTCTTCATATCTTCGGagcaaaggtttttcgtccaaattcttcaaaaatcCACGGTTCAAACACAGTAACCTTTAACccttttttgtacaatttttttacgcATTATCGAGTCCAGCTGGTCCAAACAGGGTATCATTATTACTCGTTAGTCATCAATTCTTTTATATAAACTCctccaatttttttgataaagaaTATCGCAAAGGTCACAGCTGCGTTATCAAAAGTATTTATCAACAGTGCAGAGCAAGCACTCGGTCAACTCTGCTCGTTTTAGATTCACTGCCTCATCTCTCGGTGACCTTATCGCCACTATAATGGTCAACTATGCAAAACTGTTGTGATCTTCAATTGAGGTCGCATAAAGCACACGTGAGTTTGTTGAACTGAAACCTTGATTTGGCGtggtgtggaataaaatgatgaaagTCGATTGGCCAATTAAGAATGCACCGGATAAGCAAACGTGCCATCGAACAGCCTTGTGGGACCTTTTGTGCGAATGCAGAGTGTTCACATTCTGTtccagaaataaaacaatcgtgaattTGCGACCTAAAAACGgctaaaaatagaaaaataaagaaattttgtTCTGTTGGAAACGATTCCGTTTGATCTGATTGGTGTTTAGGTTCCAGGTTGAAAACAGTGAAGGGCAATCgaacacaataaaaatagCACCAGACTAAGGTCGTGCATAAACATGGATTGACAGTGAAATCGCTAAAAATAAGAATGAAGAGTTTTGTTTTGGACCTGTGCGGTCTCCAGAGTTcaagtttttctaatttgagATTTTATGTCGGAAGCTCTTCAAACTTTCCGTCAACTTCAGATTCGTTCAGGTATCGATTCGATCGCctcaaaaatacattttctgcATGATTCAGTCGCGTGTTTCGGTTTTATTGCATCCGAGAATTTTGaatagagacataaaaatAGATTGTAAATTTGCAATTATCCTAATGGATTATTCATGGCCGAGGTTCTGCTTCCATCGACCAGATCAATTACGAATTGCTGTTCTTATCTTTATTTCTGGCAACAAAAGGTAACAACCACAATCATTCAATCTATCGGCGGCGGTGTACATTGCACACTTTGTCAAACcagtttataatttaattatctgCAAACAGTGTTAGCGCAAAGTTTGCACGGCGATTTTTGCATCCATTAATGGGGTCGCCGTCACCGACGGAAATTACCATTACGGAATAGCCccgtttcatatttaatttctGCTGCAGTGCACCCGATAAAAATTCCGCCAGTTGTTCAAATGCACTTTTCAGaaatcataataataaatctcGTTTTTACGGCCGTGGTGTGTTCGCAACGTTTACCTAAttagaataataattatggAGGTTGTTTTTGCACCTTTCCAATTTAGACGCAACGTTAGCGACAACAAACAGACCAAATGGACCCAATTGTGCACATACCTGAGCTTCGATTTGTTGTTCAGCGTGAATTAACACGAAACTTGGCGCAACTGTCCGCCGCAACATTTAAACTTCCATCAGGAACAACTAGATAAACCCATTGACACATTAGCCAACAGTGCACATGCGCACCGCACTCAGTACGTATAATAAGTTGACTTTGACACTCAACATACGCAATCAACGTAAacatgaaatttaaattaatagttCGGGTGTTGCGATGATTTTTATTGCGCACACATGTCCACAGATAAAATTGGGGGATTGAGGGGCGGCGAGTCGAGGGGGTGGGGTTCTTTTGTGGTCCGGTCCATTAGTATTGTCATCATACATGTAATAAAGTAATTTACGAAATTGTCGGAGGTGTCCACGTGAGCGACGTACCATTAAATAATGTTGTTAGGCTAAAGTGGCTTTTAGCATAAAGTCGCATTACCCACGAAAATTGTCTTTGTACGAAGTTGAGGGGTGTCACGGAAGTCACGATGGGGCGACACACAAATTGCTTTTCTGTACACTTTGTTTACTTACAatagacaaaaacaaattggtTCGCACGTGGAAAGTGTTGAACTGGAACGGGAACGGGTCGAGGAGACACTTTTCAGATGTAGGAAAAAATCGAGGGGGTGATCTGGATTCTCGGAATTGTACCGGTTGGGTGTTAAGGTGGGCGCTCACTGACTCGCATCGTACGCAAAGAAGACAGGTGGAGTAATTTGTACGCATCTCTGTCAGATTATTTTTCTTGCGAATCTCTTTACTTGTTACCTACTCTTGTAAAGCATTTAGATCTGACCAGTTATAAAGTAGTCATGACGTTTCCTATTGTTCGACACAAATGGGAGTAATTTACTGCTTAACGGCTTTATTTATCTGCACTGGAATAATGCATAGAACATTgttcacttttgtgatttcGTCCTGATGCTGTTCACATTTGTACGGATCGGAATCGGATTTACCATCAATCAGTTAACGCTGTTGATGGAGTTCTATCAAAAATAacgtaaattatattttaaaacaatttttggtgTCCGAAGCGTATAATCCAGATCAATGAACTCATACtcgagaaaatatttttgttcggtttgttatttaaaaatgataattgtTTGTTCCACTAAACTCAAAAATACATCTTTTTTTCTCTAAGATGTCTATTGACAAGCTGATTTTATTTATGGAAATTTCATTTATCTGTAGGTCTTTGCCTTTTCACATTGTGCacagtttatttttagataCCACCATCATTCGCGACCCGGTACCAACTCtaaaggctgtatgacacgatgctaaattttgtagaaaatttgttagtaaatgagagaggaccaatgaacgatcaggatctgacaaagacagactatgatcctgatcgttcattggtccgatcgagggtctctctcattttctaacaaattcactacgaaatttagcatcgtgtcaaaccaGCTTTAGGAAAAAACAGTAATCCTCAGAAACAGAAAAGTGCACTTTTACATTGTGAACCGTTGGGAAGAGatgacatttttgaaattggtTAGCATGGGTGGCGTATTTATGCGacatatacatataaattTACAGGGCGTAAACATAAAGTTTATGAGGAAGTGGAAGTagcaatttaaacatttttttattttatggttcTAAAAGAGctttttttctgtatttttaaaaaaccattctgaaataaatttacaataagTGGCACTTTCTGCatcatttcaaaaacatttcttggaatttaaaaaaaattaacgcataTTTTCTACCACTTTCTGACAATTAAATTCGGACACTTTcaaaatatcgcgcgttcaaatgaaaatcctgggctgagtaggcgttggaaaaattaaaccgtttagaacagtgtaaagtttgaatttccggccgtttgacaagaatgacatttgttttcagcaaagggtgcccttagatatttgcttcgagaataggaatcgttaagttattataaaacattataaagaaagaaaaaaaaggaaagatttttttggctctaaattttaggttagctgtcaagatgctccaattaatctacgctttaaaaaagcacaataaTTTTCCAGCGCCTTCCCAGTCcaagatttcatttgaacgcgcgctAGAATGAACCGGAAGTGAATTATGTAATGGGATACTGTTCTAAAACAATTTGAGGATTTGAGGAGGTCTTTCTTACTTTCGTAGGTGAGAGACAAAGATTTAATGTCATGAATTTACTGCATGATTttgatataaattttttacacaTATTTTGCGTAGTTCTCAAATTCTTTAACCAAGagtctattattattataaaaagagGGCACCGCATCAAGGCCGGATTTATTTGTCATTACGGATATGTATTTATATCAAGCAACGATAATGCCATTGAcagcacaattttttttggtcttaatttattttgcgttACGTTCACTTTTTACATGACATCCACGTCGGAACTTCTATGAACTGTAATGAAAAAGTTACAGAGGAACGCGGTTTCCTCcggcggtcacccatccaaacactgACTACGTCCGACATTGCTTAACTTCACTGGTCGAATGATGATAGagatattgttattatttaaatatattgcaaaaaataaacaccGGTTCGCCACTTGAAAAGTTTGGGAAGCGCTGGTCTATGACATACAGGACGAGAATTTATTTCATCTCTGTTTCTgtatgttttcaaaattaattgtaaatccAATCTATATCTAGTTATTTGGATAACACATCGGTCATTAAACGATTTATCAACtatgtatttacaaaactGTAATTGTTTTATACAATTTCTTCATGTTCTAGTTTATATGACACActatatttattaacaaaaacaaatgagaTCAGTTTTTatctagaattttttaaattttatagatCTCCATAATTATTGTGTATTTTATAATccgattattattttatctcaatttgaaacttcATTGTTCTATAAGTTCCACTTTCGGTTCTTTTCCTTTTGCTGTTTTGgactttaatcaaaataacCAGTATCTTTTTTTGTGTCAAATtagattaacattttttgtttgttattgcTTGATTAAAGATTAACTGATTAACAATTGCACGAGTACTTCATTTGGTTATCTCCCACTCACAGTTCGATATTATCTTCATGTATTATCCACATTTTTCTCTATTTATTCGCACTCTTTTATAAcaaatacaaagtgtctataaaagaacgtatgtCAAGAGTCATGTGGAATTATGCtgctctataattttattgtgtcgaactatGTCGAGCAGTTGAAGCCGTCAAATTAGATGTCAatagtcaaatgtcaaattattacaGTTGTGAGTTTGACGTTTTAGTTGTTATGTTTGTggttttcttcagtttttctatattctaattacttttcatcttacaaAAGTATATTccaaacctgtcattaatggagttacataacctctgattttctatttggtaccaccATATGCtatagagcggcaaaaatctaatatattcgaattccacaggactctttcACAGACACTTTTTACTAAACAGCAACTTCACTCGTGATAAATTCATGATGTATTGGGGCTTAACTCTGATTGGTTGCTTCAATTTAAGTCTTGTTCCATATCTTGGGTGCCACACTTTCCTCTGCATCGAGCTGAAATATCAAATTTATCTAAACCCTGCAACATTtataattcttttttaaaagtCTAAAATATCACGATCTTAAAACCGCAACAAGAGCTTTCTCCGAATATTGATGAATGTGAAACTCGAGCAAGCTAATACCCAATTCATTATACCGGTATTACTCCTTCTTATTTATgttcttcatttttttcctCCGATCGCTTCAATGCTGATCTATTGCTGATTTACCGAGAAAGCTGATACatgtaaaatgcaaattagTCAGTAAATGTTCCAGGtaaattataacaaattaCGACTcgacataatttaaaaacaataaattactcTCTTCCATACATCCAgcgttggaaaaaaatttacaacctTTCTATCGGCACCGGCAGCTTAAAGCTCGACGTAGTCGAGAGCAGCAGCAGCCGGTTTCCGTCTctaattataatttcaaatttacatCTAACAAATTTCCATCACATTTCGATTGGATTGCGCGCAATTAGAGATGCCGTTGCAGATAAAAAtggcaaagtaaataatttataaatagaTTCCATTATAATGGTGGCCGGGATATT encodes:
- the LOC138128599 gene encoding uncharacterized protein, translating into MKVVEEIQPVPEPEWILDRTGSGPLYWRRESPEYNSRVKFRVDVEVKEFQRGAHELEDAEWSMCIQESNTLSMGLTCIICIAVTVMLPWYIMVGIN